GAAAGCttcaaaagtaatattatgtcaGTTTTATTACAGGAATAATCTATCCAGGATCCAACTAGTTACTAACCTACTAAAGTGACATAAGGCGCAGTGACAGCGTTGAAGTGGTGCGGCGAGCAGGCGTCGTCGGGGCGCGACGTCGGCGTGCCGCGCTGCAGCTCCGCGATGTACGTGTCGCGCCGGTACAGCACCACGCACACGTAGCGGGACACACTGGAATTATAGAGAGAAGTCAGTTAATAGagaaaatatataaaccttCAAAAGACGGCTTTTAGTGAGGAAAATCATGGAATGATTCCTCACGCTCCCTGGGATCCTGACGACTCACTCAAAGACCAATGTTTCATGTGTGTTTACAGATTACTTTAAAATGgagtaagttattttatttcaattttgaaaattcAAATGATAAAAATTGCAATGTCGAATCAATCTAAGTACATCAccttacttaccatcaggtgacttgttTGCTCGTTTGTCACCTATTTCGTAAAAAAACAAACCcatgaaaaactaaaaaacagcGTTCAAAAAGGTCTTCATTAGGCTTTCAGGTAAAGGTGAAAGCCTTAAAGCTGTTTCATGTAAGTAAGTGAAAGATCTAAAGAAAGAAGTAACCAAAATACTAACCAATGATGCTGCCAATGCGCGACCAACGCGACAGAGTTCCCACTCGGCGAGCTGGCCTTCACATTGACGCAGTACACCTTGATGTCAGCGCCGGTCTGGTTGGTTATCCTCAACGTCGCGTTCCGCTGGTAGAACGTGTAGTTGCTGGTGAAGTCCAGGGTATGCCACGTGTGGGAGAACGTCATCCATGTTGGGAACTGGCAGTTGAAGCGGACTGATACTGGAATTATGGAAAAAGATCAtcagtttcataataaaaatgagAACGGGAACTTAAAACCTAGAACCATTAAGGATACTAATCAATTAAGTGATTGGGGTGATgatgatatttataaaaacatagtaaagtaAGCGAGAACTGATTTAAGTCTGTAATGCAAGGTTCATAAGATCAGATACGCCTTTAAAATCTGCTGCTAtcattgttttgaaaatatttattattttcaccaTAAAGGTAAAATAGCAAAGTCAGGATTGTCTTCTGATTACTCCTGCTATTAAAAAATTCTTTACAAAAACTATGGGCTCTGTAGACAACATACCTCGTTTAAGAGCCATAGTTCTGGAGCCTTCTGTAGCACTGAACAGTCCGTTGCATGTTGCGTCTCCAGACTGCGCGACCCTGTACTCGATGCCGCCCGGCGGGACCACCTGCTCCTTCACTGTACCGGTTGCTGTAACACGTGGGTTGAGAAGTAAGTCTAAAATTGAAGAGGAAAGAGATACAGACTTGGAATGAACTTGAAAAAAgaagattttttgttattttcttccATTTTGTGTGTCTGTTGACCATTTTCGTTAGAATGTTTAAAGTAACTAGAATTTTCCCTGCTTGACTagtaataaaaagtagccaATTGTGTAAACATCTTCCTAAAGTAATTGTAAAATGAATTATCACAAAAActaaatttctaaataaaaatgtccaaCGCTAGCAGACAACACTTGTGTCGTGAATAAATTCACAAACACCTAACTTCAATACATTAAAAAGCAAATCAAATGAGTTTTCTTTCGCTTACACTAGTTACAATTAAGGCAAGTACACATAAACTTCTTTGTAAAAGATCAAACGCCTTAGAGAAGTCAGTGAAAACATTTGCTTACCATTCGTCTTCTCATAAACGAAACATCTGTACCGGTCCTCGTTGCTGGTCGCATGGTTATGGTGCAGCTTGCCTACCAAGAAGCGGAGACTACCTTCCTTCCATGTTGCCAGGCATTCTAGCTCTTCCACTGAAATTACAAAGTGAAAAGTGATTAAGATGATACAAGAAGTGTAGTATTTCACATACTAAACAAGAGACGAATGAAGATCTAAAGACTGGAATGCTGTGAAATCAAATTAAAAGGAACCataatattgttagttttaatgccaataaaatggttttaagtCGGAATTAAGATCGTATTAAACTTATAACAAAACTGACAACTCTTAACAACTAACCAAATGGACAACTTACTAAAGACGTTGCTCATACAAATATGGTACAGTCATAGTCAATCGTAGAACTTGGCATTAGCAACATAACTAGTCAAATGACGAACTTGCAAGCCCAGTTATAGTACCTACTCATAGTTTGTTAACTTCTTGTTCGAAATCAACAGCCGAGAATAGACGCACAGTTCGCCGTTGACGTAGACAATTGAGACAGACGACTGcacaaataaagttttatatagATACCGCCGACGGCATAAAGGGGAAGTACTATGGGAATTGCTCGGAAATGTTCCTTTTTGAGTGGAAATGCCTTTTTGTTATGTACTTTCTTCTTATTCCTCTTTTTTTACTACGCTTTTGAAGTTATTTTCCTcgttttttgttgtaatattttatttttttatttggtttaataGTTCATTCGGGTGATGATGATTGAAATTGAAATCTGTGCTATTTGCTTTAAAGCTGGCTATTGTTTGTGAATGCATTTTGTTATTTGCATGCCATTGGGAGTACATATTGAcgctcaataaataaaatagcaatacAGAATACATGATTCAATTTACATCATTTACTTTTCATCAATCAACTTTGTGTTAATAAATGATTGTGAAAAACGTACCTACGTTTACGTTAacgttttaaactaaataattaactggcaccacttaaaataatcaataaattgttgaattaaaataaaatggattCCATGTTCTATGAGTCACCAATATGTCCTTTAACACAAGGGTTATTTCGAACAAGCCGCGAGTCGCGACTATATCTAACAATGGTTGACACCTCGGCTGGAACTCTGCCCAACCATTTGTAACCAATGTCTAACAAGACGAGCTTTCGAAAATACACAAATTGTTTCTGCTTTACCAATAGCTGTTTAAGATAAATATTCTAGTTTTTGAACTGTATTAGCTTGTTTAACGATTCTGTTTACGATATTCAGTTCTTTAATGTTTGTGTTAAATCAGAAATGGGTCAGCTAATTAGGGTTTATGTTCCtttgtttttctgttttatttttggatacTGGCTGTCTTGTCACGTTTTTCGGTATGTCGAACAATGGAGCGTTACAATGTGTTGATTCGTTTTTGGAATTGcaagttttcttttctttcaaaCTCCTAATATCAACAACATTAGTATTGCATCTATTTGCTGTCAGCTCTTGGCTTTGTACTTGATATTACGCCTTTAAATCTTCGATTACAACTATTTTATTTGCTAAATCTAACACCAAATACATATCAACATCATTATCACcacaatcatcatcattatcatcgtcTTGTCTATTATCATTCACAAGTAACTGACCTGTGCTTTCAGAGCCGTACACATCTGGACATGCTTGGTAGTTGAGGAGTAGTCTCGAATCTTCTGTGCAGCTCTCGATAGATGAAACTGGACTCTTGCAGTCACCATGACCCCTGAAATTTCAAGTTTACTGAGTTAAATTGTGAACTAAAAGATGAGAGTTTTCTTATTACCTAACTCTAAAATAGGACTCACCCCTTAGTCTTTAACTTTCGAATAATATGATACGTCTTTATAATCCAATGAATTTGATATACGAATGAAACatagatatacctacatagtagGTATTATGTTTCCATGTTCTGTAAGCCCTATGTACTAATACATACTACATTTGGGATCTATTCCAATATCTTTAACTGGGTTGTAGATATAACTTAAGTATAGACATTATTGTTGAAATGCTTATTCTACATTACTTTCACACAATTTGCATCACATACTACGTCttcaatatcaaattaaatgcATTTATGAACATCAACTCATCAACTCATGGCGAATAATCCATCACCTTTCAAATTACAGAGCGCTTTGACTGACGCTCGATCGGTAATACATTACCAACGGTTTTTAATTACACGTCATTAAGAGCCGTCATTCGTCCGACTACCGAGTGACGTCATGACGCGTGTCATGTCTTAATTGCCGGTCAACTGTCGGTGACGTCATCAACGGAATATAGACGTGTATTGTATGAGCTCTGAAGATTTATGTGAGTTTTCGATTGTTTTATTCGTTTTGTGATGTGAatagtaatgtttataaatagaaatagaagtaGTTGTAGAGCGTCGTCCACTGCTTTCATTTAGTTATTAGTTGGAGTAAGTTATTTTCATTGGACAGGGCAGGACAGGGTTGGGAATTGAAATTCCCTCAAGCTCACTGTAGGGTCACGTTAAATATGAATCAATCTTGTCTTGATATGTTTTGGGGTTGACTCTTGACACAGTCAGCTGCAATTTTAACGATGTCTAAACTAGAAACTTAACATCACGATTGTGGTCTGAGGACGTgctatgataattattatgtgagtTTTCCCATATCAAGACAAAAAGTTATcagtatatttaataataataacttttttcaGTTTATAGTTTACTCACCTATTATAAGTAAAAGAAAACGGTCCCTTCAAAGGGCAGTCGACGGGATCCGCGTTTTCTCTAAACATCGAGTAAAGCAACGCGTCTCCAGTAATCAAAGAACACAGGTGCGGTAAGGCGTCTCTTCGATGGCAGAATGCTGAAATAAAAGTTACCAAGATCAATATTCATAGATCTCCAACACAGTTGgtaagcgtggagattatagcaaaccctATACAAGAAGACAGTTACTTAATTATAGCTATAGTAGAATACTGCATCCCTCCCACTGGTGTGTGTGGTCACAAGTGGGAGGTCTTTGTTCAATAGTTAATTTGAACTGATTGATGAAGATGCCATATttgctgcacggttggtgcggtgcaagtctttgtgtgatccacaaaaagACTATTTctgatctgggtgtcatgtgcatgtgaaattgtatgtttgttaacgcacccacgacacaagagattttttttttaatgtggtgATTCACATTTCATTTTACCTAATATATACCTCGAACTTTGCAAATAAAACCATAATTTAGTcctaatacaaacaaaatgaatCACTAGAAACAGCACCTTAAAGGCAAAACTCACCAATATTAATATGGATATAACCGGCTATCTGTTACCATTAGTCATTACTCATTTACCGAAAGTACAGTCCGCGCTAAATAAACCCGAATGGTAATGTAATTCATTACCAGAGCCCCGCTAGAAAATTAGGCGTCCTGTTTATGTGTCCAGGAAATTCCCTTGATAGCCCGTATAGTGCGGGGACCACATTAACTCATCCTTATTTGATGAATATGAGTGTACCAAATAGCTTTTCTACTTACAAGGCTTTCTTATAGTAATTGATGTCGATTTTCTAAGTGTAGAAGGTTTTTTTGGGCACGAATCTTACATTATGTAATGTAGGTCTTAATGTAGGTAGTCTGGTTTTCGAAGTATCGCTTTGTAATACTTACTTTCTTTATATTGAAGaacgtttttatgtttttcatgCATCACAACGCAGCGGTAACAGCCTTTtctgtaaagaaaatttaatgaagatttttattaaaccaatgtggatgatgacggggtaagtaaataaaaatctatttagtccgccagttaggtaatgaaaaaatattagacacgtttttttcgtataagaaaacaatacttagataaaacaaattaaagtttaggagtacgcgctaatacgtcatttctacgtataaaacgtaccaaCAAGTGACGTCaaacgatatttcaaatcagtaCTTATatcgtcaaaaaataaaaaaatacatgtctaatgttataaaatgttctacaagacggacattaaaataaaaattagtcatctaaccCTATTTACGTTACATAGTTCTAAATTTTCCTTCATACATAATGAAATGTTCACAGAAATTTTTGCATCAGCTAGGAAAACTGGACGCAACGTATTTTTAACCACACAGTATCAAGTTCAAAGTGAATTTATGTGAGTTAATAAGGTCGATATTACATTGCAGGTGAAGCTGACTGGCCACTACCTTCCTGATGTAAAATATAGGAACAGGTACACCATACATTGAAGATTTGTTGGCACGAAACACGAACCTATGCACTGCAGTGGCGGAAACAATGTACGAATTAGATTTTTCTTTTGGCGACCTTTTCTGGCATTGATGGACGTTGGAATTATATTGCAGTGCGTGGGAAATGAATTGTTTGGAATTTTGGAAAGGAATTATAGCAgaatgaaaatgttataatagtATAAGTACACGTAGTGGATCGTATCATAACGCCTTTTGtcctcgaagaggtaggcaaaggtgcacattacggcacataatgccactgcacaatgtacacccacttttcactatttgtgttataattccatgtaatagggggtgagcctattgccttatactgggcacaatttcagactccgtgctattactgagaaattttggaactAGGCCTACGTttatcatttacattttaatacattgaatgccgtggtggtcaccggtgaccgacgttagcggaggatttgccttcaacagttttctattggcagtcaaagacttaaacactGGTTTACAAAGAACACCCTATTATCAGTTACGTATCTCCCTAAGATTTAGAGGTATAATATCTACAGTGGGCAGTAACTAGGAGGAATGTAGGAAATATAGGGCGTCAGCAGGTAATGCGGTGAATTGAAGATTTGTTGGCACAAGACACGAACCAGTGCACCAATGCAGAGGGGCGGTAGATAGGAACAGCGACAGCGACGCTAGTGaacaattttgaactttaaggTTACTTGAGAATAgtgttgaaattaatttaaactggTGTTCTAATACTTGAATTGTAGTTTGACTgccttaatttaattttaccgTCACTGTGTTTTGATTCGAAGCGTAGGTAATGAACTAATGACTGACCGCGAGGTATTGGCGCTAATTCTGGTACACTAACActacattagatttttagttttaattccgcttatagtataactaaaaaaatgtattgttagtgtagcacggatttccgcaaagtagcgcctgattctattctatatgtAAATCGAGGTATAAATCTGAGCATTCttatagtaataatttataatatgactGGTATACTAAAGGTACGCTCCCACCAACCACACGAAGCAATCAACCAGTAATTCCAATCCAGTATATTTACAAACCACTAGGAAACAGAGACTCTGACTTAAGACGGTAACTAAGCGTTCCCGTCTCTTCCTGATATTAGAACGACGCAGATATTTGCTATCCCCTTGTCACGAGAGCTAAGCGGTATCGATAAGACATACAGATTGCGAGATTAAGTGTATACGACGCAAACGAAACGGAACGAAGAGATAGGAGAGAGAAATGAATCGAGATTTACTTGGAAACATgcgtttaaaaagttttattaaaaattgctTGTGTTACTGTTACTTGTTACCCCACCGATTTCTCCAATGGGGAACCCCTGTTTCTCTGTGTTTGTTTcaagaattttgtttttatgtaatttcagTCTCAACTGCAGTGGGACTAACGTAAATTACCGATGCTTGACTCTTTAAATAGTGTCTGGTACTGTACTGCATAGcacttttacattttattgtatgaatttaattaaatggaAACTTCATGGTTATGTGGGGTACCTACACGTATCTAATGAACAAGTGCTCCTGTGCCTGAGCACCAATCTTGAACCTAATAAAGTTGAATGCAATCTTAACCTAAGAATTACTTCTGGAGCTGCgtattgcctagcgggttaccggctcgataaacagaagtaggaacggggtgtttttagttagtaagattctgacaccccttctcgcctcacccaggcgggagaagacatggatcattttcccactcaaaaatCGTAAGAATTACTTGAATATTCTTTTAATAGTTAAATATTCTGAATCCTTAACTTACTCATCAACAATAAGAAACTTGTCTCCTTCCGAAGATAGGCACCGTCCTTTGTTAGACAGTCTGTCTCCCTCGATGAGGATCGGCTGGATCACGCCCGATTGGAACCAGCGGCCGTGCCACCGGGACGGGAATGCACAACCTGGGAACAAATGGACCATTTTAAActcttataaaaaaacaaattatgcaTCTTGTATTATTCCGATGGCATTGTATAGGCTATCGTGTATAGTATCAtcttaaaatcacggtttacccacgtaaattaatggagaaaagttctattGGTTTCGAGACACAGAGTATTAGTACTtactactcatgatgaagactctGTGGAGAAAAgctgtagagcttttctccattaatttacgttagtaaaccgtgatttttagttaatttagtgtgtctcacgatagttattataaaaatatagtatcaCCGTTTTGACTCCTACACGAAACAATCCTTTTTGATTGTTTCAGTCTTCAGGGTCATGCGTACGCAAATAACCGGGTTTAGAGAACAATTTCAGCAATTACTGCAAACCTCAGAAAAacctaaaagta
This Spodoptera frugiperda isolate SF20-4 chromosome 20, AGI-APGP_CSIRO_Sfru_2.0, whole genome shotgun sequence DNA region includes the following protein-coding sequences:
- the LOC118282328 gene encoding uncharacterized protein LOC118282328 isoform X2 encodes the protein MAVQARPTARHFHNQPELQRSRAGLMLRWILVVWVASCGPLGNTVKQDGCAFPSRWHGRWFQSGVIQPILIEGDRLSNKGRCLSSEGDKFLIVDEKGCYRCVVMHEKHKNVLQYKETFCHRRDALPHLCSLITGDALLYSMFRENADPVDCPLKGPFSFTYNRGHGDCKSPVSSIESCTEDSRLLLNYQACPDVYGSESTVEELECLATWKEGSLRFLVGKLHHNHATSNEDRYRCFVYEKTNATGTVKEQVVPPGGIEYRVAQSGDATCNGLFSATEGSRTMALKRVSVRFNCQFPTWMTFSHTWHTLDFTSNYTFYQRNATLRITNQTGADIKVYCVNVKASSPSGNSVALVAHWQHHCVSRYVCVVLYRRDTYIAELQRGTPTSRPDDACSPHHFNAVTAPYVTLVASNPESKECPYSGKYEIQNRRKRDTRSSEDNSSKREKAMMEHNRRVNGSRLFNFSVSNMSSAPMLRSRRESEGEVACVVNSYNRLEVGCNSVKNMEFYSTCENREVVTAYTCHGGWYENGASFVVTTPVTRDSTAARRYCFVSREQPRAALALRRSATNCDRTDTAPHLVFDATATGECQDQTSHQPALRISLTFVICLPIIHYVIPR
- the LOC118282328 gene encoding uncharacterized protein LOC118282328 isoform X1, yielding MAVQARPTARHFHNQPELQRSRAGLMLRWILVVWVASCGPLGNTVKQDGCAFPSRWHGRWFQSGVIQPILIEGDRLSNKGRCLSSEGDKFLIVDEKGCYRCVVMHEKHKNVLQYKETFCHRRDALPHLCSLITGDALLYSMFRENADPVDCPLKGPFSFTYNRGHGDCKSPVSSIESCTEDSRLLLNYQACPDVYGSESTVEELECLATWKEGSLRFLVGKLHHNHATSNEDRYRCFVYEKTNDLLLNPRVTATGTVKEQVVPPGGIEYRVAQSGDATCNGLFSATEGSRTMALKRVSVRFNCQFPTWMTFSHTWHTLDFTSNYTFYQRNATLRITNQTGADIKVYCVNVKASSPSGNSVALVAHWQHHCVSRYVCVVLYRRDTYIAELQRGTPTSRPDDACSPHHFNAVTAPYVTLVASNPESKECPYSGKYEIQNRRKRDTRSSEDNSSKREKAMMEHNRRVNGSRLFNFSVSNMSSAPMLRSRRESEGEVACVVNSYNRLEVGCNSVKNMEFYSTCENREVVTAYTCHGGWYENGASFVVTTPVTRDSTAARRYCFVSREQPRAALALRRSATNCDRTDTAPHLVFDATATGECQDQTSHQPALRISLTFVICLPIIHYVIPR